From Sphingobium sp. B2D3C:
CCGAGGCCTTGGCCTTGGCTCGAGGGTCGCACATAGGCGTGGCGTATCAGTTCGACATCCCGGACGTTCTGGATGCCCATGACGGCAACGAGCCTTTCTTCGATAACGATGCCCTGAAACATCACGCCAGCATTGACCTCCCGGTAGAATTCGTCGGCAGACATATAGGGCTCATGCCAATTGGCGTCGGGGATGCGGCCACGATAACGTTGGGCTGCGGCATTGATGATTTCGAGGGCCGCGGCATGTTGTGATGGCGTGAGGAGACGGACATCATAATGCAGCAAGTCGATTTCCTTCCCTGGACTTGTCGGCGACTATTCCGCGAAGATGCTTGCGGACTTGGTAAATGCGCAATCCGTTGAAGCTAGTTGTTTTCGCGAACAAGCGTCTTGAGGCTGCGAAAATGGATCAACGTCGCCCTGCCGACCTTTACCGTTTCGAGGTCCCCTGACTGGATCAACTCATAAATGCGCGACCGGCTGAGGCCCGTGATCCGCACGGCCGTCGCTACGCGAACCGTCAAGGGATCCAGCCTTCGTTCCCATTCGCGCTCGATCATCTCGACCTCCTCTCGCCAGCGTCGCGTGCGCGCGCGAAATTGCGATCGCTGTCGAGGAAGGCAGACAGCATTGCCGGGATCAACTCGACGATTGGCTCTTCAACGCCGTAGGCTGTCGCATAGACGGCGGCATATGCCTGTAGAGCCGCCTGAAGATCGGGCGTAATCGTAATTGCAAGCTTGACCGGCGTGCGATCAGGCAACTTGGCTAGCTTAAGGTCGACCATGTCAGCTTTCCTTTCCGCGCCAGGGCGCCAGGATGAGGTCACGGGTCACCAGCACGCGAACGGGCGCACCGGGCCGGATCGTAATCGTAGGTTGGATGTCGAGATTGCGCTGCGTGATCTGGTCACCAGCACGCGCGGTATTGGATTGTGCTGATTCCCGGATCGCCTGGAGGAGATCGCTCTCGCCCGAGATCGACATCTCCGACCCGACCCCAAGCAGCGTGGCAATACCCACGCCCTTCAGTAGCGCCCAGGTGTGGAAGTCGACCGCGTCGGCGAGCCCGGCATATCCCGCCGGGTCGGTCGCCGGCATGTTATCAAGACGGACAGAATTGCCGTTGGGCAGGATCAGCCGCTGCCAAATAACAAGCGCCCGCCGCTGGCCAAACGCAATCACGCTGTCGTACTTGCCGATCAGGCGTGTTCCCTGCGGCACAAGAAGGACACTTCCTGTGACCGTGTCGAACGTATTCTGCGTTACTTGCGCGGTCACCATCCCCGGCAGGTCGGAGCTCAGGCCTGTGATGAGGCTAGCCGCGATGACGCTGCCGGCCAGCAGGCTATTCGGTGAAACCGCCGTGACCAGTCCGCCAGAATTGAGATCGTCGCCTGTGTCTCTTTTCGAAGCGAACTGCTCTTTGCGGGTGCCCGTCGACGTCGGGCTCTCGCCCCGCGTGTCCGGCATCGCGGCGCCGCCATCGGACCCTCCTGGCGCCAGCGTACCCCGGCCAGTTGCGATCTGGACCATCAGCCCGGACTCCCGCGCGGCCTTGAGATCGGCAAGCCGCTGCTGCCGCGCCGCCGTCGCGGTATCGACCGCAGGGGGCGCGGTGGTCGGTTCGGCCCGCTCCTGCGCGCGAAGGATCGGTCGGCCGAGATCGCCCGGAAGTGGCGGGCCGAGCTTGGGCGCATCACCGTAGCTGGCCGGCAATCCCGACAGCGCATCCGACGCCGGCTTCGCGATCGGCTGCGACAGCTCGTTTTCCTGCGCGATTTGCCGGAGGACCTGCGGCTTCAACGCCATCCAGGCGATGCCTATCAGGCTGGCTGAGCCGAGCGCTGCCGCGCCGATGATCGCGCCGCGGCGGAAGCGGATCGCGCGTGCGGGACGGGATCGGATGCTCAACGTCTCGGGATCGACTTTCGGCGCCGTGATCGGCGGGTCGGTGGCGAGCGTATCGGTCATGCGCCTCTCCCTTTCCTCGTGCGGGAGACGCGATCGATGCGGACGATCTGCTGCTTCTTTAGACCGAGCCGCAGTTCAGCAGCATCGAAGATCCGGTCGACGACGTAGAAGCGGTCGCGCAGCCGGTAGTTGACCAGTTCCGCCTTGCCGCCCGCGCCGACGACGAACAGCGGCGGCGCCTCGCCGCTGGCAAGCGAAGCCGGAAACTCGACATAGGTCTTGGCCCCATCGTCGAACACGCGCAGCGGCCGCCACGCCGGTCGGTCGCCACTGATCGCATAATTGAAATGCAGCTGCTCGATCGCCAGTCCCGTCGCTACCGGCGCGGCGGCTTCGGCAACGTCGGCCTTGCGCCGCAGGGCCAGCATTTCGTCCTGCGGATAGGTCCATCGCATCGATGACAAGGCCGTCGCCGAGGTGCTGACCAGCCGGACGTGATAGGCGCGCCTGTCGGTCGTGATGACCAAATTCGTGAGCAAGCCCGCCGAGAACGGCTTCACCAGGACATGCGTCTGCTTGCCGTCGCCCGAGCCGCTGGTGGTGTCGCCGATCACCCAGCGCGCGGTGTCACCGCTTGCCACCGCGACGAGGTTCTCGCCGGGCTGAAGCATGATGTCGGTAACAAGCCCTGGCGCGGCATAGACCTGGACGATCGTACCCTCACTGAAAGGATAGACTTGCGCCCCGCTGACGAACCCGGTTGCTGCGGGCTCGATCGTGGCACTGCGCGTTGCCGAACGCACCGTCTCGAGGGGTGACGCCGGGCGTTCCTGCGCAAGCGCGGGGCTTGCGATGACCATGGCGGCCATCGCCGGCAGCATGACAGGCTTCATGGATTTGTCTCCTTCGAGGTGGACGCGGTCAGCGCATCGGCCTGGTCGCCAAGGGTGGGGTCAAGCGGCGATCCGAGCGGAAGGGGCGGATCGGGTAGCGGTGCAGGCCGGGTCGCGGACGGCGCAGCGGGTGCGGTGTCGAATTCGCGGCTCCAGTCGATCGCGTCGACATAGATGCCGAGCGGATTCTTTCGCAGCACATCGGCCGATGCCGGCGGGTGCGTCACCGTGGTGAGGATCGCCGTCCAGCGGCTGACGCCCGATTGCGACCCGCGTTCGAAGGCCGTCTCAGTCCACTTCACTTGAAAGCTCTTGTCGGATGCGCGCACGACGCTGGTCACTTGCACCGACACGGTGCGCTCGCCGACATTGGCGAATGGCGACGCTGAACGCGCATATTCGCCGAGGAACTGCGCGCCCCGCTTGGTCGCGAAGTCGTAGGCTTCGAGCCAGTCGCGGCGCATCAGCACCGGGTCGAGCGACACGGAGCGGACGTTCGTGATGAAATGCGAGAGGTGCCACGCGACCTGCGGGTCGGTCGGCCGATATTCGACGTCCGCGGCCTGCACTGCGCGGGCCTCGCCGAAGCGATCCACCTCGACCACATACGGCGTCACCCGGCTCTGCAACGACTGCCAGGCCAAACCAGCGGACGTCCCCGCAGTCAGGGCGAGGCAGCCGCACGCCATCAGCCGCCAATTGCGCGCTTGCACCCGTGCCGATCCGATTCGATCGTCCCACAATTGTCCCGCACGCTGATATGGCGTCTCGGGGGGTGGCGTGCGCCCATAGCGCTGCACGCTTCGCTTGAAGAACATGGCTCAGTCGTTCCTTTCCTTGATGTCGGGGGTGGCGGAGGCGCCGCCGCGGTCGCCTTGCTGGAGCGTGTGGATCGCGAGCTGCCGGCGATGGCGGCTGGTTTGCTGGTCGCGCATCGCGCGTGCCCATGCGGGAGGGCTGCCACTCTCCCTGCCACCGCCCGGTCCACCCGACGAAGGTGACGAAGAGTTCTGGTTAAGGGCATCCCAGGCCGCTTGCCGGCCACCGGCGGCGGCATCCTGCAGGCCAAGCGCTCCGCTCATGCGAGAGCGAGCCGCGTTGCCGGCAGCGCGCGCGACGCCGCCTAGGCCAGCGCCGACCGTGGGCGTGGCGGCGGTCTCCTTGCTGAGGCTGTACGCGGTCGATGCCGCCGAACCCATCGCGGTACCCGAGCGGACGGCGCCGAGCGCTGCGCCACCGAGCGCACGCGCCCCGCCGACCGCCGTGCCACCCGCCAGCATCGTCACGCCAGCCGCACCGACCGTCGCGCCGAGGGCGGCACCAGCGCCGAGTTGCGGCGCGCCGGAGACGAGACCCGAGGCGATCGCTGGGCCGAAGATGCCAAGGCCGAACAGCGACAGGCTTGCGAGGACGAGGCTCATGGCTTGGCCGATGTCCGGCTCCTGGCCCTGCAGCGCGTCGGTGAACTCGGTGAAGAAGTTAGAGCCTATGCCGACGATGACGGCGAGCACCATCACCTTGATGCCCGAGCTGACCACATTGCCGAGCACGCGCTCGGCGAGGAAGCTTGTGCGGCTCCACAGCGCGAACGGCACGAGGATGAAGCCTGCCAGACTCGTCAGCTTGAACTCGAGGATGCAGACGAACATCTGCACGGCGAGGATGAAGAAGGCGACGATCACCAGCGCCCAGGCAAACAGCAGCACCATGATCGTCAGGAAATTGTCGAAGAAGGTCGTGAAGCCGACCATCTCGCTTGCCTGTTCGAGCAGCGGCCAGGCTGCAGAGAAGCCGGTCCCGGCAAGGCGTCCGGGCTTGAGCAGGTCGTCGGCCGAGAGCGTGCCCCCGCCCGCCGTCAGTCCCGCCTGTGCGAAAGAGCGGAAGATGATGTCGGCGAGTGTTGAGAAGCTGTTCAAGATGAACGCGAACGCGCCGATATAGAGGATCTTGCGCAGAAACCGGCCGATAATATTGTCTTCGCCGCCCATCGCCCAGAACAGGCCAGCAAGCGTGATGTCGATGCCAATCAGCGTCGCGGTCAGGAATCCGACATCGGGTCCGAGCAGCCCGAAGCCGCTGTCGATGTAGGTGATGAACGCCTGCAGGAAGCGGTCGATGACGTTGAGGTCGTTCAAAGGGACTGCCTTCCTGCTGTCGCTAAAGGATGTCGCGGGACGCGGCTGGGGAGCGGAACCGCGCCCCGCGACGGCGACCGGTGGCGAGGGGAAAACCGCCGATCGCTGGTCCGGATCGGGCCTGTCGCCCCGTGGGGCTATTGAGGCGTGTAGGCCGATCCGGAACCGAGGAACTTCTTGGTGGCGGCGCGGGCCTCTGCGGCCTGGGTGACGCGCCGAGCCTGTTCGACCGCCTCGCTGCGGAACTGCGCGGCCATCATGTGCTGCAGCTGGAACTGCTGCTTGGCGGTAAGTGCGAGCAACTGGTTCGTCGCCTGCTGGGCCTGGAGCGATCCTTCGGCGCCCTGGCTACGGGAGACGATGTCGGCAAGCGCTTGCGCGTCCGTCTGGATGTTCTCGACCACCTGCGCCTGCACCGTCATGGTCTGGCGGAACGCGCCCATGCTGGCATCGAGCCGCGCCCGGGCATCGCGGACGCGGGCATCGGTGCGCAGCGCGGAGGAGAATTCCTGCGGGAACAGCGACTGGAACTTGTCATCGAGCTGGTCGACCCGGAAGTCGATGGCCTGGGCTCGACCCATCAGCCGGTCGATCTCGGCCAGTTTGCGCTTGAGCGCATCGAGCTGCGGGAAATCGATGCGGGTCAGGTTCTTGGCCATGTTGACCAGCATCCGCGCTTCATTCTGAAGCTGCTGGATCTGCTGGTTGACGCTCTGGAGCGTACGTGCGGCGGTCAGAATGTTCTGCGCGTAATTGCTAGGGTCGAACACGACGCCGCCGAACTGGGCTTGTGCTGGCGCGGCCGACATCGCCAGGCCCATGCCGAGCGAACCAATGGTGCCGAGGCCAAAGGCCGCCGCAATGACGTGCTTTCGACGGGGGATACGCATTACTCTTCTCCTTCTTGGGGGGCTTGGGAGGTGGACAGGTCTGGGGCCGAGAAGTCGGCGGCGAGGTCGGCGGCCCAGTCGAGCCCGGCATCGCGCAGGAAGTCGGCGGCAAAGCCGCTGCGGCCGTCCTCGGCGAGGATGGCGTCGATCCGCATCTGCGCGGCAGGGTCGGACGACCCGCACAGCGCCAGCGCGATCGGGCCGAGGCCCAGTTCGAATAGCCGGTTACCGCGCGCGGATTGCAGGTAATAATGCCGCTTGGGCGTCGCGCGGGCGATCAGCTCGATCTGGCGCTCGTTGAGCCCAAACCGCGCATAGATGTCATGGCCCTGCGGCTCGATCGCGCGGTCATTGGGCAGCAGGATGCGCTGCGGGCAACTTTCGATGATAGCCGGCGCAATCGCCGAACCGGCGATGTCGGCGAGGCTCTGTGTCGCGAACAGCACCGCGACATTCTTCTTGCGCAGCACCTTGAGCCATTCGCGGATGCGGGCGGCGAAGAGCGGATGGTCTAGGAAGATCCAGGCTTCGTCGAGAATGAGGAGCGTCGGGCGGCCATCGAACCGCTCCTCCAGGCGGTGAAAGAGATAGGTCAGCACGGGCGCGACCGCGCCGGTCTGGCTCATCAGCGCTTCAGTCTCGAAGCACTGGACATCGTCCAGCGCCAGATGCTGTTCGGCGGCGTCGAGCAGCCGGCCGTGCGGACCTTCGAGCGTATAGGGCTGGAGCGCCAGGCGCAGCGCGTTCGACTGGAGCAGCAGTGCGAGGCCGGTCATGGTCCGCTCCTCGCGCGGTGCAGATGCGAGGCTGCCGAGTGCGGTCCAGATCGCGTCCTTCACTTCCGGCGTGACGGGCACGTTCTCGTGCGCCAGCAGGGCCGCGATCCAATCTGCCGCCCAGCTGCGCTCGCCGGCATCGTCGATATTGGCAAGCGGCTGGAAGGCGAGCGTCTCGGCGTCGGCTTCCGCCGAACCCAGCGCATGGTGCGCCCCGCCCATCGCCAGCACCGCGGCGCGCGCGCTGTTGCCTTTGTCAAAGATGTAGACTTGGCTGCCCGGATAGCGCCGGAACTGGAGCGCGATCAGGCTCAGAAGCACCGACTTGCCGGCGCCGGTCGGTCCGACGACCATCATGTGCCCGACGTCGCCGACATGGGTGGAGAGCCGGAACGGCGTCGAGCCGGCAGTCTTGGCAACCAGCAGCGGTGGGCCGTTGAGATGCTCGTTGCGCACCGGTCCGGCCCACACCGACGACAGCGGCATCAGGTGCGCAAGGTTGAGCGTATGGACGAGCGGCTGCCGGACATTGGCATAGACATGCCCCGGCAGCGACGAGAGCCAGGCTTCGACCGCGTTCACGGTCTCGCGGACGCACGTGAACCCAAGCCCGTTGACGACCCGCTCGACGGCGCGGACCTTGTCCTCGACGGCCGCCCCGCTGCTATCGGTAACGGTGATCGTCGTGGTCAGGTATCCGAACGCGACATGATCGCCCCCGAGCGCCTGGAGCGCCTGATCAGCATCGACGACCTTGTTATCGGCATCGCTGTCGAGCAGCTGCGCCGGCGAGTTATAGAGCACCTCGCGCAGCAGCGCGGCCACCGACTTACGCTTGTTGAACCACTGACGCCGGAGCGACGTCAGCGTCTTGGTCGCCAGAGTCTTGTCGAGCGCGATGAAGCGCGTGACCCAGCGGTAGCCGAAATCCTGGTGGTTCAGCGCGTCGAGGATGCCGGGTCGGCTGAGGCTCGGAAAGCCGAGCACCGTCAGCGTGCGCACGTGCAGTTCGCCAAGCTTCGGCTCCAGCCCGCCGACCAGCGGCGTGTCGGCGAGGATCCAGTCGAGATACATCGGCGTTTCGGGCGCGGCGACTGGATGGCGGCGATCCGAGATCGTGCCGTGGAGGAAAGTCAGTGTCTCGCCATCGTCCAGCGGACGGACATCGGCCATGAAGCCCGACAGCAGGTCGAGCATGCGGTCGGTCTCGGCGACGAAACTCTCCAGCGCGCCGTGCCAGTCGCGCTCCCGATCTCCGTCGGGACGTTCGACGAGGCTCCGTCCCGCGCGGTCGGTCGTGTCAGCCGGCGGCAGCCAGGTCAGAGTCAAGTGATAGCGGCTCTCGAAATGCGTTCCCCCGGCCTCGAACGCCGCCTGCCGCTCGCCGTCCACCAGCCAGCTCGCCGCATCGGGAAAATCGCTGTCGGGGTAAGCGAGTGCCTCGCGCCGCTCGGCGTCGAAGAACAGCGCCCAGCCGCTACCGAACCGCTTGAGCGCATTGTTCGCCCGCGCGCAGGCACCGACCAGCTCGGCTTCGGTCGCGGACTCGAGATCGGGACCGCGGAAGGCCAGCACCCGGAGGAAACTGCCGTCCTTGTTTAGGACCACGCCCGGTGCGATCAGCGCCGCCCAGGGCAGATGGTCGGCCAGGCGTTCGGCGCGGTTGCGATATTCCCCCAAGAACATCACGAGGAGTGCCTCAGCATGCGAAATATCCCTTCTGGCGAATGTGCCGCAGGAGAACCGGCGCGAAGCTCGGGTCGCGGCGAGCGGCCATCACCGCGATGCTGTGGCCGACTGCCCAGAGCAGCAAACCGGCTATCCATTGCTGGAGGCCGAGGCCGACGGCGGCAGCCAGCGTCCCGTTGACGATCGCAAGTCCGCGCGGCGCGCCACCGAGCAGCAGCGGCGAACCCAGCGAGCCGTGGATCGGCACTTCGAAGCCGTCGATTTGCTGGCCGCCCCCGAACGAACTGGTGCTCATGCGATCAGCGCCCCGCCGCCGAAGCTGAAGAAGGACAGGAAGAAGCTCGACGCCGCGAACGCAATGCTGAGACCGAACACGATCTGGATGAGCCGCCGAAACCCGCCCGCTGTCTCGCCAAACGCGAGCGTCAGGCCGGTGACGATGATGATGATGACCGCCACGATCTTGGCGACCGGACCCTGCACGGACTCCAGCACCTGTTGCAGGGGTTCTTCCCACGGCATGCCGGAGCCGGCCGCCTGAACCTGGGTCGCGAGCGTCAGCGCAAGGCCGACGGCGGCGCCGATCAACAAATGCCGGTTGGTGGAGAGGCGTGAAGTAAGGGCATGGATCATAGCTGAGGTCTCCTTGATGTTGAGCTTGGGAAGTCGGCGAGCGCATAGGCGCTGGTGTCGGGATCAAGCCCGGCGACGCGTGCGATGGTCGAGACGCGGCGGTCGATGCCGCGTCCGGAGATGAAAACAACGATGTCGATGGCCTCGGCGATCAGCTGGCGGGGCACGGTGACCACCGCCTCCTGCACCAGCTGTTCGATCCGATAGAGCGCGGCGATCGCGCTATTTGCGTGGACGGTGGCGATCCCGCCGGGGTGCCCGGTGTTCCATGCCTTGAGCATATCGAGTGCCTCGGGGCCGCGAACCTCGCCGACCACGATACGATCAGGCCGCAGGCGCATGGTCGATCGCACCAGCTCGGTCATCGACACGTGCGGCGGACGCGTCCTGAGCGCCACCGTGTCTGGCAGCGGGCATTGCAGCTCGCGCGTGTCCTCGATCAGGATGACGCGGGCATCTACCCAGGCCATCTCGGCAAGCAGCGCGTTGGCGAGGGTGGTCTTGCCCGAACTCGTGCCGCCGGCGACGAGGATGTTATGGCGTTGGGTGACTGCCGCACGCAGCGCATCGGCCTGTGTCTCCGACATAAGCCCGTCGGCAATATAGTCGTCGAGGGTGTGCAGCTTGTGCGCCGGCTTGCGGATCGAGAAGCAGGGTGCGGACGACACAGGTGGCAACACGCCCTCGAACCGTTCGCCGGCCCGACCCTCGATGTGTGGCGGCAGCTCGGCAGAGATGATCGGATGCTCGGCATGGACTTCGGCGCGGGCATGGCTTGCCACCAACCGGATGATCCGCTCGACCTGCTCGGGTTCGATGCGAACTTCGGTATCGGTGCGGCCTTCGCCGAGCCGGTCAAGTCGCAGCGCGCCATCGGGATTGACCATGATCTCGACCACCAACTGGTCGCTCATGGCAGATGCGATGTCGGCACCGAGCGCGGTGATCAGCATGCGTCGGCGACGCTCGGCGGAAAGACCAGCGCTCACTCGCCGTCTCCCGAAGCACCGAGCGTGCGACGCCCGGTCGAGACCTGCCTGCCGACTTGGGTCACAAAGGCTTCGAACCGCTTCGCGCCGAGCGCGCGGCCGGCTTGGTCATTCTCAGCAAGCGGCGTCTGGATCGCGAGTTCGAAGCGGATGAACAGGGCCAGCGTCT
This genomic window contains:
- the trbF gene encoding conjugal transfer protein TrbF, whose product is MFFKRSVQRYGRTPPPETPYQRAGQLWDDRIGSARVQARNWRLMACGCLALTAGTSAGLAWQSLQSRVTPYVVEVDRFGEARAVQAADVEYRPTDPQVAWHLSHFITNVRSVSLDPVLMRRDWLEAYDFATKRGAQFLGEYARSASPFANVGERTVSVQVTSVVRASDKSFQVKWTETAFERGSQSGVSRWTAILTTVTHPPASADVLRKNPLGIYVDAIDWSREFDTAPAAPSATRPAPLPDPPLPLGSPLDPTLGDQADALTASTSKETNP
- the trbG gene encoding P-type conjugative transfer protein TrbG, whose protein sequence is MKPVMLPAMAAMVIASPALAQERPASPLETVRSATRSATIEPAATGFVSGAQVYPFSEGTIVQVYAAPGLVTDIMLQPGENLVAVASGDTARWVIGDTTSGSGDGKQTHVLVKPFSAGLLTNLVITTDRRAYHVRLVSTSATALSSMRWTYPQDEMLALRRKADVAEAAAPVATGLAIEQLHFNYAISGDRPAWRPLRVFDDGAKTYVEFPASLASGEAPPLFVVGAGGKAELVNYRLRDRFYVVDRIFDAAELRLGLKKQQIVRIDRVSRTRKGRGA
- a CDS encoding GNAT family N-acetyltransferase; this translates as MLHYDVRLLTPSQHAAALEIINAAAQRYRGRIPDANWHEPYMSADEFYREVNAGVMFQGIVIEERLVAVMGIQNVRDVELIRHAYVRPSSQGQGLGRALLQHILAQTNKPVLVGTWKAAIWAIGFYQTQGFELCSEDDARRLLGEYWTVSKSQAEASVVLRWLQHG
- the trbE gene encoding conjugal transfer protein TrbE codes for the protein MMFLGEYRNRAERLADHLPWAALIAPGVVLNKDGSFLRVLAFRGPDLESATEAELVGACARANNALKRFGSGWALFFDAERREALAYPDSDFPDAASWLVDGERQAAFEAGGTHFESRYHLTLTWLPPADTTDRAGRSLVERPDGDRERDWHGALESFVAETDRMLDLLSGFMADVRPLDDGETLTFLHGTISDRRHPVAAPETPMYLDWILADTPLVGGLEPKLGELHVRTLTVLGFPSLSRPGILDALNHQDFGYRWVTRFIALDKTLATKTLTSLRRQWFNKRKSVAALLREVLYNSPAQLLDSDADNKVVDADQALQALGGDHVAFGYLTTTITVTDSSGAAVEDKVRAVERVVNGLGFTCVRETVNAVEAWLSSLPGHVYANVRQPLVHTLNLAHLMPLSSVWAGPVRNEHLNGPPLLVAKTAGSTPFRLSTHVGDVGHMMVVGPTGAGKSVLLSLIALQFRRYPGSQVYIFDKGNSARAAVLAMGGAHHALGSAEADAETLAFQPLANIDDAGERSWAADWIAALLAHENVPVTPEVKDAIWTALGSLASAPREERTMTGLALLLQSNALRLALQPYTLEGPHGRLLDAAEQHLALDDVQCFETEALMSQTGAVAPVLTYLFHRLEERFDGRPTLLILDEAWIFLDHPLFAARIREWLKVLRKKNVAVLFATQSLADIAGSAIAPAIIESCPQRILLPNDRAIEPQGHDIYARFGLNERQIELIARATPKRHYYLQSARGNRLFELGLGPIALALCGSSDPAAQMRIDAILAEDGRSGFAADFLRDAGLDWAADLAADFSAPDLSTSQAPQEGEE
- a CDS encoding TrbI/VirB10 family protein is translated as MTDTLATDPPITAPKVDPETLSIRSRPARAIRFRRGAIIGAAALGSASLIGIAWMALKPQVLRQIAQENELSQPIAKPASDALSGLPASYGDAPKLGPPLPGDLGRPILRAQERAEPTTAPPAVDTATAARQQRLADLKAARESGLMVQIATGRGTLAPGGSDGGAAMPDTRGESPTSTGTRKEQFASKRDTGDDLNSGGLVTAVSPNSLLAGSVIAASLITGLSSDLPGMVTAQVTQNTFDTVTGSVLLVPQGTRLIGKYDSVIAFGQRRALVIWQRLILPNGNSVRLDNMPATDPAGYAGLADAVDFHTWALLKGVGIATLLGVGSEMSISGESDLLQAIRESAQSNTARAGDQITQRNLDIQPTITIRPGAPVRVLVTRDLILAPWRGKES
- a CDS encoding helix-turn-helix domain-containing protein; the protein is MIEREWERRLDPLTVRVATAVRITGLSRSRIYELIQSGDLETVKVGRATLIHFRSLKTLVRENN
- a CDS encoding DUF2274 domain-containing protein, with the translated sequence MVDLKLAKLPDRTPVKLAITITPDLQAALQAYAAVYATAYGVEEPIVELIPAMLSAFLDSDRNFARARDAGERRSR
- the trbL gene encoding P-type conjugative transfer protein TrbL, whose translation is MNDLNVIDRFLQAFITYIDSGFGLLGPDVGFLTATLIGIDITLAGLFWAMGGEDNIIGRFLRKILYIGAFAFILNSFSTLADIIFRSFAQAGLTAGGGTLSADDLLKPGRLAGTGFSAAWPLLEQASEMVGFTTFFDNFLTIMVLLFAWALVIVAFFILAVQMFVCILEFKLTSLAGFILVPFALWSRTSFLAERVLGNVVSSGIKVMVLAVIVGIGSNFFTEFTDALQGQEPDIGQAMSLVLASLSLFGLGIFGPAIASGLVSGAPQLGAGAALGATVGAAGVTMLAGGTAVGGARALGGAALGAVRSGTAMGSAASTAYSLSKETAATPTVGAGLGGVARAAGNAARSRMSGALGLQDAAAGGRQAAWDALNQNSSSPSSGGPGGGRESGSPPAWARAMRDQQTSRHRRQLAIHTLQQGDRGGASATPDIKERND
- the trbJ gene encoding P-type conjugative transfer protein TrbJ, which translates into the protein MRIPRRKHVIAAAFGLGTIGSLGMGLAMSAAPAQAQFGGVVFDPSNYAQNILTAARTLQSVNQQIQQLQNEARMLVNMAKNLTRIDFPQLDALKRKLAEIDRLMGRAQAIDFRVDQLDDKFQSLFPQEFSSALRTDARVRDARARLDASMGAFRQTMTVQAQVVENIQTDAQALADIVSRSQGAEGSLQAQQATNQLLALTAKQQFQLQHMMAAQFRSEAVEQARRVTQAAEARAATKKFLGSGSAYTPQ
- a CDS encoding TrbC/VirB2 family protein, whose translation is MIHALTSRLSTNRHLLIGAAVGLALTLATQVQAAGSGMPWEEPLQQVLESVQGPVAKIVAVIIIIVTGLTLAFGETAGGFRRLIQIVFGLSIAFAASSFFLSFFSFGGGALIA
- the trbB gene encoding P-type conjugative transfer ATPase TrbB, which codes for MLITALGADIASAMSDQLVVEIMVNPDGALRLDRLGEGRTDTEVRIEPEQVERIIRLVASHARAEVHAEHPIISAELPPHIEGRAGERFEGVLPPVSSAPCFSIRKPAHKLHTLDDYIADGLMSETQADALRAAVTQRHNILVAGGTSSGKTTLANALLAEMAWVDARVILIEDTRELQCPLPDTVALRTRPPHVSMTELVRSTMRLRPDRIVVGEVRGPEALDMLKAWNTGHPGGIATVHANSAIAALYRIEQLVQEAVVTVPRQLIAEAIDIVVFISGRGIDRRVSTIARVAGLDPDTSAYALADFPSSTSRRPQL
- a CDS encoding VirB3 family type IV secretion system protein, with amino-acid sequence MSTSSFGGGQQIDGFEVPIHGSLGSPLLLGGAPRGLAIVNGTLAAAVGLGLQQWIAGLLLWAVGHSIAVMAARRDPSFAPVLLRHIRQKGYFAC